The Penicillium psychrofluorescens genome assembly, chromosome: 2 nucleotide sequence TCGGAAATGATCCAGGGCGGCAACGAGAGCTTGGATCCGGTGCTACACGAATGTGTCGAGCTATCTGCCGGTATCTGGCTTCACCATAACCCCGATGCGGATCTGCCGCAACGAGCCAGTGATTACCTGGCATTGGTGACTTGGGGCGAGATGTCACTGCAATGCCTCGCCGGTGCCTTGTTGATGATGCTTCGTTTCCCTGTCGAGAACGATTCTGTACAACGGGTAAGCAGCCAATCTAACTCTTTTCTTGGATTTTTATTGAATAAAGTCAGGTATTCGGCACCATCCGCGCAGCTTTACTCAATGGAGATGAACTACCAGCTCCCATTCTTGCGGGTGCTATCGTCACCAACACCTGGCTTCGACTAGTTGGCTCCCCGCTGACACCGCTTGACACTCCAGATGATTTTCTGATGAGCTATGCTCAATCGGTAAATCCCTCTACCTTTGCGCATCATTATCTGCGAATCTCCAACCTAGGTCTGAGCCTCGACCGCTTAAGACTTGCGGAGGAGCACGATGGTCTCGGACCAGATGCGAACCTCTCGTGGTGTCGGCTTGAGTATGAGTGTCTATTCTGGGCGGTTCAACTTCCTTCATCGCTACTTGACCTTCGCGATGAAATGCCAGCTCGACCAGAAGCGATCACGATCCATTCGCTCCATAATTTGGTAGTGCTGTCGTTTTACGCCACAGTACTTAGTCGACAAGATACCCTTGGCAAGTTGCTGGCCTTGCGCCCTGTTCCAGGCGTGCTGCACTATATCTGTTCACTCGTTCGATCAGTGTTTATTTGCCCACGCGAAATGCTCATTCATTGGGCTATCCTCTCGGACATCCAGGCCACAACAGCTCGCATTATTCTACAACTCTGGCGCCAAACGCAGTTTGAAAATTTTCGCGGTCTACTGAATTTGTGGGACGACGCGCTCGACCGCTATCCAGAGCTAGCCCAAGAAGTGCGCGAGGAGATTGGTTCTGGACCCTGGACTATCGATCAGACTGACGGCTATTCCGTCTTTTGGACATTTCGCGACCTTCGCAGCTTACATCTTGAAGATGCAGTTCCGCAGCTGGCCGCTGGAACCATGTCTTCGCCAATTCCTTTCGTAGATTACAGTTACTCTGCTGGGCAACAGTCTGATTCACGCGCGTGAATGATGATAAATGAACATTCTATTTCTACTCTTGCAGTCTAGTTTGTACTGGACCCAGCAATTCGTTGCCTTAATTTTCACGGCTGAACGTCAGCTGTGGCAACTCCCAGCTCGCTATCCCCCTGGCCATAATACATAAACCATTTGCCGTGGAACTGAACCATGCCCTCACAGAAAACAACCTCGTTGACTTGCCCAAGGTGCTCGTTCTTCGCCGATACAACAACCGACGGGCGGTCGAGACGCGCCAGTGGGCCATCGCTGAGGTGCTCGAGATCGACCAGCATCTGACTGATGGAGTATTGGTTGTTGTGGAAACCTGGCGCGCCGCGTGTGGCAACATTGTACACCAGAATCCATCGGCCGTCTCGAGTCTTGACCGGGGTCGGCCCAGGTTCCAGCAGTCGGTTTTCCCAGACATGGACTCCGGTTGCGAAGTACTTATTGAAGGGCCACGCACGCCAGTGAATCAGATCTTCACTTTCCGCTACACAGAGATATGCCTCGCCAAATATCATCATAAACTTTCCGTCTGCAGTTTTCTCCGGGAAGATCGCGCCGGACTTGGAGTGACCGAACCGCACCTCAGTCCGTCCATCCAGAGCGTTTTCAACATCTATAAAATCCGGGAACAGTGGTCCACCCTGCTTCTTCCAATGTACCAGGTCTGTGGATGTTGCCAGACAGAGCTTCGGCACTTTGAGATCCCACGCGGTGTAGGTCATGTAGAAGACGCCATCGATGCGCACAACACGCGGATCCTCGACACCACCGCCCATCTCCCATGGCTCGCTAGGTTCCAGTATCGGACGATCCAGGCGCGTGAATTCATAGCCATCCGACGACCATGCTAGTCCAATAGTGGATACCTTGGCAGCGTTCTGGGCACGATAAAGCAGAAACACTCTATCATCAAGGACAATGGCCGCGGCATTGTAAATGTATGACGATTCAAACTCGTTTTCCGGGTTGGGAACCAGTAATGGGTTGCCAGAATACTTCGTAAAGGGACCCAGTGGAAATATAGGTAGCTTGTAGTTGGTATCGCCCTCGCGCGAGGCGGGTGTGATGGGGGGCGGCGTGGAGGAGTATGTGATGGAGGGCATGATCTTGAAACAGAGCAAAGACAAGTAAAAGTAAAAGTGCTATAACTCCATAGGAAGACGAGGATAATTGCGGGTTATGTATCAAAGATCATTGTAATTTAATTTTAAAGCGGAAATAACGTCGGCGAGATTTCACGAGTCCTACCCCGCGAACCGGTGACAAGGTTTAAG carries:
- a CDS encoding uncharacterized protein (ID:PFLUO_002728-T1.cds;~source:funannotate); the protein is MFKSCNYCRHRKKKCALDGPWASRCTECEHLDLVCNFSRRQPSLKRRKTSQRIASRVSAVAAVASASNPAEEHRWASTGSIVSVVKDGDSQLNSTGFTHPDGQKIILKDENSDIPDSTARKYWDYVHPLTPFVPSEMIQGGNESLDPVLHECVELSAGIWLHHNPDADLPQRASDYLALVTWGEMSLQCLAGALLMMLRFPVENDSVQRVFGTIRAALLNGDELPAPILAGAIVTNTWLRLVGSPLTPLDTPDDFLMSYAQSVNPSTFAHHYLRISNLGLSLDRLRLAEEHDGLGPDANLSWCRLEYECLFWAVQLPSSLLDLRDEMPARPEAITIHSLHNLVVLSFYATVLSRQDTLGKLLALRPVPGVLHYICSLVRSVFICPREMLIHWAILSDIQATTARIILQLWRQTQFENFRGLLNLWDDALDRYPELAQEVREEIGSGPWTIDQTDGYSVFWTFRDLRSLHLEDAVPQLAAGTMSSPIPFVDYSYSAGQQSDSRA
- a CDS encoding uncharacterized protein (ID:PFLUO_002729-T1.cds;~source:funannotate), with the protein product MPSITYSSTPPPITPASREGDTNYKLPIFPLGPFTKYSGNPLLVPNPENEFESSYIYNAAAIVLDDRVFLLYRAQNAAKVSTIGLAWSSDGYEFTRLDRPILEPSEPWEMGGGVEDPRVVRIDGVFYMTYTAWDLKVPKLCLATSTDLVHWKKQGGPLFPDFIDVENALDGRTEVRFGHSKSGAIFPEKTADGKFMMIFGEAYLCVAESEDLIHWRAWPFNKYFATGVHVWENRLLEPGPTPVKTRDGRWILVYNVATRGAPGFHNNQYSISQMLVDLEHLSDGPLARLDRPSVVVSAKNEHLGQVNEVVFCEGMVQFHGKWFMYYGQGDSELGVATADVQP